The following coding sequences are from one Nitrospirae bacterium YQR-1 window:
- a CDS encoding glycosyltransferase family 9 protein produces MNKIKFLKTIDSIIGRGFAGLLPVSSEKTAGAATSPSRALIIRPGGIGDAVLLIPMIEELKKAYPGLKTDILCEKRNAGVFSIYTGMNRVYLYDKISDLIECFKNSYNIIIDTEQWHRLPAALAYFIGADIKAGFSTNEREKFFTHKVAYSHENYEAESFLTLLAAITGKSYEFPVNSPFLDAPEHPESHKLGNYICIFPGASVKERRWGGTNYGLTAKALTEMGFNAVILGGTAETEDAGIILRHCPQAANYCGTTTLRESAMLLKGAKALITADSGLLHVAVALNIPTVSLFGSGIEKKWGPKGKNHTIINKNLPCSPCTKFGYTPSCKYNQTCIRQITVDEVLINCRKVYLS; encoded by the coding sequence ATGAATAAGATAAAATTTTTAAAAACCATTGATTCCATAATAGGCAGAGGATTTGCCGGCCTGCTGCCTGTATCATCTGAAAAAACAGCCGGAGCTGCCACCTCCCCTTCAAGGGCGCTTATTATCAGGCCGGGAGGCATTGGAGATGCAGTCTTATTAATTCCCATGATTGAGGAACTTAAAAAGGCATATCCCGGCCTAAAGACAGACATTCTTTGTGAGAAAAGAAATGCCGGAGTCTTTAGTATCTATACCGGCATGAACAGGGTTTACCTTTATGACAAAATATCTGATTTAATCGAATGCTTTAAAAACAGTTATAACATTATCATAGATACCGAACAGTGGCACAGGCTGCCGGCAGCACTGGCATACTTTATAGGGGCAGACATCAAGGCCGGTTTCAGCACAAACGAGAGAGAGAAGTTCTTTACACACAAAGTTGCCTATAGCCATGAAAACTATGAGGCGGAGAGTTTTCTCACACTTCTGGCCGCAATAACCGGCAAAAGTTACGAATTCCCTGTTAACTCCCCCTTTCTTGATGCCCCGGAACATCCAGAGAGCCACAAACTGGGTAACTACATATGCATATTTCCAGGTGCAAGCGTAAAAGAGCGACGCTGGGGCGGCACCAATTACGGCCTTACGGCAAAAGCACTCACTGAAATGGGATTTAATGCAGTAATTCTCGGCGGCACCGCAGAGACCGAAGACGCAGGGATAATTCTCCGGCACTGCCCTCAGGCTGCCAACTACTGCGGCACAACCACACTTAGGGAATCTGCAATGCTGCTGAAAGGTGCTAAAGCCTTAATCACGGCGGACTCCGGCCTTTTGCATGTAGCCGTGGCCCTCAACATTCCCACAGTGTCGCTGTTTGGCTCAGGTATCGAAAAGAAATGGGGCCCCAAAGGTAAAAACCATACTATTATAAATAAAAATCTCCCATGCAGCCCATGCACTAAGTTTGGCTACACACCCTCTTGTAAATACAACCAAACATGTATCAGACAAATTACCGTGGATGAGGTATTAATAAATTGCCGCAAAGTATATCTGTCATGA
- a CDS encoding MogA/MoaB family molybdenum cofactor biosynthesis protein, which translates to MFKASVLTVSTRAAAGQRVDESGPVVSAVLKEAGIETISYSVVPDDKSVIKEKLIELSGISDLIITTGGTGLTPDDVTPDATVEVIDREIAGMAEAMRAEGLKITDRAMLSRAVAGVYKQTLIINLPGSARAVKENLAVVIGVIPHALEKIKGSHEDCART; encoded by the coding sequence GTGTTTAAGGCCTCGGTACTGACAGTAAGCACAAGGGCTGCAGCGGGACAAAGGGTGGATGAAAGCGGCCCTGTCGTTAGCGCTGTTCTTAAAGAAGCCGGCATAGAGACGATTTCTTATTCAGTTGTGCCGGATGATAAATCTGTAATTAAAGAAAAACTTATTGAGCTATCGGGTATTTCCGATTTAATTATAACAACCGGCGGAACCGGTCTAACTCCTGATGACGTTACTCCGGATGCTACTGTTGAGGTGATAGACAGAGAGATTGCTGGTATGGCGGAGGCGATGAGAGCCGAGGGACTGAAAATAACCGATAGGGCAATGCTTTCACGGGCTGTTGCCGGTGTTTATAAACAAACCCTCATAATTAATCTGCCTGGAAGCGCCAGGGCCGTTAAAGAAAATCTTGCTGTAGTAATCGGTGTTATCCCTCACGCTCTTGAAAAAATCAAGGGTAGCCATGAGGACTGTGCAAGGACTTAA
- a CDS encoding ATP-binding protein: MKRLLSRIFLSFKVKTLALTLPILIIVSAVYTYESITTEQAMMKQELLSRATEITSLTAKNSELAILSENTVFLRKTAASINELHAVKEATLYDKDWRSLIYTGDKAIAAAVSLSVKQPVSYKDAKDAMYFFAPVFTVTNPDSDPGGFNDTLTHQMPFTKHIGWVAIAFSKQPIVAAQRQNLLKRITLGMVFAAISSILIFIFISIVTKPLKKVFEAVKRFQDGQYEEIVAGSEDEIGVLASEFNRMSRVIREREQAIINKARLSEMSANISNTITHSTHIGHMLRQCIEIPRIYIDNVVVSILIMDTDEQQGIGEFYTDASGYNTNILMEKIDIKALSENSTAALYSDMNDCTFINRQWASGQDIKSLAVFPLSLDMKHLGVFSILFHFSISDEVYKTLFSVANALSLGIEYKLNEKRLRQKTSQLEEFNINLEGRVQEEIQKSRRQEQLLIQQSKFVSMGEMVVAIAHQWRQPLNAIGVLVQEVRDAQKYGELTGAYFDGVIKNVMEQLEFMSKTIDNFRNFFKPSKEKVIFNISDTVFEAYSLISAQLQHNRIHIEMDIADNESLNTTGYRNEFIQVLINIMINARDAVAEARDAGKLNNDAGTISILCRRQENTIVIAIEDDATGIGDGLEGKIFEPFFTTKGFIKGTGIGLYMSKMIIENNMGGRLYAENTEKGARFVIELESVN, from the coding sequence ATGAAAAGGCTTTTGAGCAGGATTTTTCTGTCTTTTAAGGTTAAAACCCTTGCCTTGACGCTGCCTATATTAATAATAGTTTCGGCTGTCTATACATATGAGTCCATAACGACTGAGCAGGCAATGATGAAACAGGAGCTGTTAAGCAGAGCAACCGAGATAACATCCCTTACTGCAAAAAACAGCGAGCTTGCAATCCTCTCTGAAAACACAGTGTTTCTGCGTAAAACAGCAGCATCCATAAATGAATTACATGCCGTCAAAGAAGCCACCTTATATGATAAAGATTGGAGATCGTTGATTTACACAGGAGACAAGGCTATTGCAGCAGCCGTCTCTCTGTCTGTTAAACAGCCTGTCAGTTATAAAGATGCAAAAGACGCAATGTACTTTTTTGCGCCGGTATTCACTGTAACAAACCCCGATAGTGACCCCGGCGGCTTTAATGACACACTTACACATCAAATGCCTTTCACTAAACACATAGGCTGGGTGGCGATAGCATTCTCAAAACAGCCTATTGTTGCAGCACAGAGGCAAAATCTTCTCAAGAGGATTACCCTTGGCATGGTCTTTGCCGCCATCAGCAGTATTTTGATTTTTATATTTATCAGTATAGTGACAAAGCCGTTAAAAAAGGTTTTTGAAGCCGTAAAACGGTTTCAGGATGGACAGTATGAGGAGATAGTAGCAGGGTCGGAGGATGAAATAGGAGTTCTTGCCTCAGAATTTAACAGGATGAGCAGAGTCATAAGAGAAAGAGAGCAGGCAATAATTAACAAGGCCAGACTTTCTGAAATGTCGGCCAACATCAGCAACACTATAACACACAGTACTCATATTGGACATATGCTCAGGCAATGTATTGAGATACCCCGCATCTACATAGACAATGTGGTAGTTTCAATCCTTATAATGGATACTGATGAGCAGCAAGGTATTGGTGAGTTTTACACCGACGCCTCCGGATATAACACGAACATATTAATGGAAAAAATAGACATCAAGGCACTTTCAGAAAACTCTACCGCTGCTTTGTATAGCGACATGAATGACTGCACCTTTATAAACAGGCAATGGGCTTCAGGGCAAGACATAAAATCACTGGCTGTTTTTCCTCTGTCGCTGGATATGAAGCATCTCGGAGTGTTTTCCATCCTCTTTCATTTCTCCATTTCGGATGAGGTATATAAAACACTTTTTTCTGTAGCAAATGCCCTGTCTTTGGGCATAGAGTATAAACTTAACGAAAAGAGGCTCCGGCAAAAAACCAGTCAACTGGAGGAGTTTAACATAAACCTGGAGGGAAGGGTACAAGAGGAAATTCAAAAGAGCCGCCGCCAGGAACAGCTCCTCATCCAGCAGTCTAAGTTTGTCTCCATGGGGGAGATGGTGGTTGCGATAGCCCATCAGTGGAGGCAGCCCTTAAACGCTATAGGAGTACTTGTTCAGGAGGTAAGGGATGCACAGAAATACGGTGAACTGACGGGGGCCTACTTCGACGGAGTTATCAAAAATGTAATGGAGCAGTTGGAGTTTATGTCAAAAACCATAGATAATTTCAGAAACTTTTTTAAGCCTTCTAAAGAAAAAGTCATATTTAATATCAGTGACACAGTTTTTGAGGCATATTCACTCATCTCCGCTCAATTGCAACACAACAGAATACACATAGAGATGGACATAGCTGATAATGAATCTCTGAATACAACCGGCTACAGAAACGAGTTTATCCAGGTGCTTATCAACATAATGATAAATGCAAGGGATGCCGTTGCTGAGGCAAGAGATGCCGGAAAACTTAATAATGATGCCGGAACAATTTCTATCCTGTGCCGGAGACAGGAAAACACCATAGTGATAGCGATAGAGGATGACGCCACAGGGATTGGAGACGGCCTTGAGGGGAAGATTTTTGAGCCGTTTTTTACTACAAAGGGGTTTATAAAGGGAACCGGCATTGGGCTCTATATGTCTAAGATGATTATAGAAAATAACATGGGAGGCAGGCTCTATGCTGAAAATACAGAAAAAGGAGCAAGATTTGTTATTGAATTAGAGAGCGTGAATTGA
- a CDS encoding diacylglycerol kinase, giving the protein MPLRKWVESANNAIEGILEAAKTQRHLRYHLYVAAIVLLFCYVLGITKTEFLIISVTIMLVIALELINTSIEATVNLLSPEINNFARVAKDVAAGAVLTAAVGASVIGYIILFPYLVTFFNSGLVIASHGGNDIAVLSLIIVIILVVIIKAFTKSGHPLRGGMPSGHAAVSFSIWVSITLITKNLLACGFALLAALMIAQSRVAVRAHTKWEVFIGALIGSLLTYGLFIFFA; this is encoded by the coding sequence GTGCCGTTAAGAAAATGGGTGGAGAGTGCTAATAATGCCATAGAGGGCATCCTGGAAGCGGCTAAAACACAACGCCACCTGCGTTATCACCTCTATGTAGCCGCCATAGTACTGCTTTTTTGTTACGTCCTTGGTATAACAAAGACAGAGTTTTTGATTATCTCAGTTACAATCATGCTTGTTATTGCACTTGAGCTGATAAATACAAGCATAGAGGCTACAGTGAATCTGCTGTCACCGGAAATTAACAACTTTGCAAGGGTGGCAAAGGACGTTGCCGCAGGGGCGGTGCTTACTGCCGCAGTTGGAGCCTCTGTTATAGGCTATATTATCCTGTTTCCATACCTTGTCACATTTTTTAACAGTGGACTTGTCATTGCATCCCACGGTGGGAACGATATTGCCGTGCTTTCTCTGATTATTGTTATCATACTGGTTGTCATAATTAAAGCTTTTACTAAGAGTGGACATCCGCTTAGAGGGGGAATGCCAAGTGGGCACGCCGCAGTTTCATTTTCCATCTGGGTGTCCATCACACTTATAACCAAAAACCTCCTTGCCTGCGGGTTTGCCCTGCTTGCCGCCCTCATGATAGCACAGAGCAGAGTCGCCGTCAGGGCACACACGAAATGGGAGGTTTTTATCGGAGCTCTTATCGGCTCTTTGCTGACTTATGGGCTTTTCATCTTTTTTGCTTAA
- a CDS encoding HDIG domain-containing protein yields the protein MKSVSLKCKKVFWNKTNSINLMFVVLLSLLISLAITKARIAEYFIGIFLISAICLSIMFMDIFRYKPSYLKQRKMLVLLGIMFFTTMVVAVTAEYVLFTFGKGFGIPDLKSVTYGIPVHSGAMLVALLFDSHTAIIFAFIISIISGIWQHDPYFTFYVFTGSIIAAFSVIRCKKRTDLLLGGLYISGVNIVSAAIINFFSAGSDMLQSLHCLIFAATTGITISAYVSIVLPTLEYLFKVTTDITLIELLDLNQPLMKNLMINAPGTYHHSVIVGNLVEAASEHIGVNPLLARVTAYYHDIGKIKMPDYFIENQSSAINKHEKLTPHMSSMILISHVKEGLELADEYKLPEPVKDIITQHHGTNIITYFYQKAKEEQADAPNEEDYRYPGPKPQTRVAALVMIADAVEAASRVIKEPTPARVSGLVEKIINNVLLDGQLNECDLTLKDINTIKERFTYILLGILHKRIEYPGFDFNKLKPPGEGDRDKGLDKESQQKDKDRHGSDKTSSHTGAKVLEFKKS from the coding sequence ATGAAAAGCGTTAGCTTAAAATGTAAAAAGGTCTTTTGGAATAAAACTAACAGCATTAATTTAATGTTTGTTGTTTTGTTGTCCTTACTTATTTCCCTTGCGATAACCAAAGCGCGCATTGCAGAGTATTTTATAGGGATTTTTCTGATATCTGCAATTTGTCTTTCAATAATGTTTATGGACATCTTCCGTTATAAGCCGTCATATTTAAAGCAGCGAAAGATGCTTGTATTGCTGGGGATAATGTTTTTTACAACCATGGTTGTTGCTGTAACCGCTGAGTATGTGCTTTTTACCTTCGGTAAAGGCTTTGGCATACCTGATCTGAAGTCGGTGACATACGGGATACCTGTGCATTCAGGTGCTATGCTGGTAGCGCTGCTTTTTGACTCCCATACGGCCATAATTTTTGCTTTCATAATAAGCATAATCTCCGGCATTTGGCAGCACGACCCGTACTTCACCTTCTATGTGTTTACAGGCAGCATAATTGCTGCATTTAGCGTTATAAGGTGCAAAAAACGCACAGACTTATTGCTTGGCGGACTCTACATAAGCGGTGTAAACATCGTATCGGCTGCAATTATAAATTTTTTCAGTGCAGGCAGCGATATGCTTCAGTCTCTTCACTGTCTGATTTTTGCCGCTACCACCGGCATTACCATATCTGCCTATGTCTCAATTGTTTTGCCAACCCTTGAATATTTATTTAAGGTTACAACAGACATTACATTAATAGAGCTTCTGGATTTAAATCAGCCGCTTATGAAAAACCTTATGATAAATGCCCCCGGCACGTACCACCACAGCGTAATAGTGGGAAACCTTGTTGAGGCGGCCTCAGAGCACATTGGAGTCAATCCGCTGCTTGCCCGCGTTACCGCCTATTATCATGATATAGGCAAAATAAAGATGCCGGACTACTTTATAGAAAATCAATCAAGCGCCATAAATAAACACGAAAAACTCACTCCGCATATGAGCAGCATGATACTCATATCACATGTCAAGGAGGGGCTTGAGCTGGCGGATGAGTATAAGCTCCCCGAGCCGGTCAAGGATATTATAACGCAGCACCACGGTACCAACATAATAACGTATTTTTACCAGAAAGCAAAGGAGGAGCAGGCTGATGCTCCTAATGAGGAGGATTACAGGTATCCGGGGCCTAAGCCTCAAACCCGTGTTGCCGCCCTTGTTATGATTGCCGACGCCGTGGAGGCGGCCTCAAGGGTAATCAAGGAACCTACCCCTGCAAGGGTTTCCGGGCTTGTCGAGAAAATCATAAATAATGTCCTGCTGGATGGACAGTTGAATGAGTGCGACCTGACTCTTAAAGATATTAACACCATTAAAGAGCGTTTTACATATATCCTTCTGGGTATCCTTCACAAGAGAATAGAGTATCCCGGGTTTGATTTTAATAAACTAAAACCACCGGGGGAGGGGGACAGAGATAAGGGTCTCGATAAGGAATCTCAGCAAAAAGATAAAGACAGACACGGCAGCGATAAAACGTCGTCTCACACTGGCGCTAAGGTACTTGAATTTAAAAAGAGCTGA
- the ybeY gene encoding rRNA maturation RNase YbeY: MNLKRAELDVLFIGSRKMKTMNNRYRAENTATDVLSFPQYNSLKELPHDDRDYLLGDIVVNIEHPSLEAQQNHIDRLLIHGLLHLIGLDHERGPRQAAKMLKKEEEVLSAVKKMGGEC, translated from the coding sequence TTGAATTTAAAAAGAGCTGAACTGGACGTCTTGTTTATCGGCAGCCGTAAGATGAAAACTATGAATAACCGATACAGGGCTGAAAATACGGCTACCGATGTGTTGTCTTTTCCACAGTATAATTCTTTAAAGGAGCTGCCTCATGATGACAGAGATTACCTGCTGGGCGATATTGTTGTCAATATTGAACATCCATCGCTTGAGGCTCAACAGAACCATATAGATCGGCTTTTAATCCACGGGCTTTTACATCTGATTGGCCTGGACCATGAGAGAGGCCCGCGGCAGGCGGCAAAAATGCTTAAAAAAGAAGAGGAAGTACTTAGTGCCGTTAAGAAAATGGGTGGAGAGTGCTAA
- a CDS encoding MOSC domain-containing protein, which produces MTGKVISINISPNKGMRKKSIREAHIKENYGIEGDAHASGAWHRQVSLLATESIKKMQELGLDVDSGDFAENITTEGIVLPELKIGTVMLMGPDIRAEVSQIGKECHAHCEIYYQAGDCVMPKEGIFVKILKGGVLRAGDKIIIDAALGGSTRQ; this is translated from the coding sequence ATGACAGGCAAGGTAATATCAATAAACATAAGCCCGAATAAGGGGATGCGTAAAAAGTCAATAAGAGAAGCCCACATTAAGGAAAACTATGGTATAGAGGGAGATGCCCATGCCTCAGGGGCATGGCACAGACAGGTAAGCCTTCTGGCCACAGAGAGCATAAAAAAGATGCAGGAGCTGGGCCTTGACGTTGACAGCGGAGATTTTGCCGAGAACATAACTACCGAGGGGATAGTGCTGCCGGAGTTAAAAATCGGTACAGTAATGCTCATGGGGCCTGATATCCGGGCGGAGGTGAGCCAGATTGGGAAGGAGTGCCATGCCCACTGCGAAATATACTATCAGGCAGGGGACTGCGTTATGCCTAAAGAGGGGATTTTCGTTAAGATACTAAAGGGAGGAGTGCTAAGAGCAGGGGATAAAATTATCATAGACGCTGCTTTAGGCGGCAGCACTCGGCAGTGA